The Ranitomeya imitator isolate aRanImi1 chromosome 3, aRanImi1.pri, whole genome shotgun sequence genome has a window encoding:
- the HSPA13 gene encoding heat shock 70 kDa protein 13, with protein MSGEMTILGSAILTLLLAGYLAQQYLPMPTPKVIGIDLGTTYCSVGVFHPGTGKVKVIADSSGHQSIPSIVSFTEDDVYAGYEGLELADSNPQNTIYDAKRFIGKTFTHEELQRESDRYPFKVLYKNGEAVYSIKTNETFTVTPEYIGSQLLLTLKKMAEEYLGLPVSKAVISVPAEFDERQRNYTVKAANLAGLDILRIINEPTAAAMAYGLHKADVFNVLVVDLGGGTLDVSLLNKQGGMFLTRSMAGNNKLGGQDFNQRLLQYLYDSIYATYGSLPPLKEEIHRLRQSVEAVKLNLTLYDSSWVRMPLTLPTRQPSKADEQSEKMEEAARREEDRQHDHSNMEQVHFEAEISRKLFEHLNEDLFQKVLVPIERVLKEGHLQKDEVDEIVLVGGSTRIPRIRQVIRDFFDKEPNTSVDPDLAVVTGVAIQAGIVGGSWPLQVSAIEIPNRHLRKTNFN; from the exons ATGTCCGGGGAGATGACGATACTGG GTTCTGCTATTCTGACTCTGCTCCTGGCGGGCTACCTGGCGCAGCAGTATCTCCCTATGCCTACTCCAAAGGTGATTGGCATAGATCTTGGAACGACGTACTGCTCGGTTGGCGTCTTTCATCCTGGCACAGGAAAAGTAAAAGTCATCGCAGATAGCAGCGGACATCAGAGTATACCGAGCATCGTGTCCTTCACTGAAGACGACGTGTACGCCGGGTACGAAGGCCTGGAGCTCGCCGACTCCAATCCACAGAACACCATCTATGACGCCAAAAGATTTATTGGAAAAACGTTTACCCATGAGGAGCTGCAAAGAGAAAGTGACAGGTATCCGTTCAAG GTTCTCTACAAAAATGGGGAAGCTGTGTATTCGATCAAAACCAACGAGACCTTTACTGTGACCCCGGAGTACATTGGCTCTCAGCTGCTTCTAACGCTAAAGAAGATGGCGGAGGAGTATCTTGGTCTTCCGGTCTCGAAAGCAGTCATCTCCGTGCCGGCAGAGTTCGATGAAAGACAGCGCAACTACACTGTTAAGGCGGCTAATCTCGCAG GTCTAGATATTTTGAGGATCATCAATGAGCCCACAGCAGCAGCCATGGCCTACGGACTACACAAGGCTGACGTGTTCAATGTGCTGGTGGTGGATTTGGGAGGAGGAACGCTGGATGTCTCCCTGCTGAACAAGCAAGGAGGGATGTTCCTAACGAGATCCATGGCGG GTAACAATAAGCTCGGCGGACAGGATTTCAATCAGAGGCTTCTACAGTATTTATATGACAGTATTTATGCCACATACGGGTCACTGCCACCACTGAAAGAAGAAATCCACAGGCTCCGGCAGTCCGTGGAGGCCGTCAAGCTGAACCTCACCTTGTACGATTCCTCCTGGGTCCGTATGCCACTGACATTGCCCACACGACAACCAAGTAAAGCGGATGAGCAGAGCGAAAAGATGGAGGAAGCCGCACGGCGTGAGGAGGACCGTCAGCATGACCACAGCAATATGGAGCAGGTCCATTTTGAAGCTGAGATTTCACGAAAGCTCTTTGAGCACCTGAACGAAGACCTTTTCCAAAAGGTTTTGGTGCCCATTGAACGAGTGCTAAAGGAAGGACACCTCCAAAAGGATGAAGTGGATGAAATTGTCCTTGTAGGGGGCTCCACTCGCATACCCCGCATACGCCAAGTTATCAGGGACTTCTTTGATAAAGAACCGAATACATCTGTAGACCCGGATTTGGCTGTGGTCACAGGAGTGGCTATACAAGCGGGCATTGTGGGCGGATCCTGGCCACTTCAAGTCAGCGCCATAGAAATACCGAACAGACATTTAAGGAAAACTAACTTTAACTGA